In one Arachis duranensis cultivar V14167 chromosome 9, aradu.V14167.gnm2.J7QH, whole genome shotgun sequence genomic region, the following are encoded:
- the LOC127741624 gene encoding F-box/kelch-repeat protein At3g23880-like → MRPKPLSPTKAPPILPEELIEEILVRVPASTLVKLKIVCKSWNALISNPEFTGDNVHRSRADPRLVYRSGSKCKIHFSSVQSLFKNSSALLTKDCCFEMDDDLHILGSCNGLICLGLMSGRFHLGSIRLWNPCTRSASDWLKIRAIDGDMYGFGYDHVHDNYKFLECCWRYGHKIHTFGSNYSTTIVQDPPSYHPKLRIGTFVYGTLNWAAQARSNSLEWVILSFDLANENFAPLSLPDMNNRDEHYDPAVGVLRDRLCVCLKENYGGWIFWVMEEYGVTQLLTVFSNEHVYPPIFYSFKAMYMTENDDVLAVSSQFLKLLIIKANDVRTSQRNFVDADHRNCYVYHESLVSPSPLGLPSFYY, encoded by the coding sequence ATGCGGCCGAAACCCCTCTCTCCAACGAAGGCGCCACCCATCCTTCCGGAGGAGCTGATCGAGGAGATTCTGGTGAGGGTTCCGGCGAGTACCCTTGTGAAATTGAAGATTGTGTGCAAATCATGGAATGCACTCATCTCCAATCCCGAATTCACCGGCGACAACGTTCACCGGTCAAGAGCAGATCCAAGACTGGTATATCGCTCTGGAAGTAAATGCAAAATCCACTTTTCGTCGGTGCAGTCTCTGTTCAAGAACTCATCCGCCCTTCTTACCAAAGATTGCTGCTTCGAGATGGATGATGATCTGCATATCTTGGGTTCCTGCAATGGCTTGATCTGCCTTGGCTTGATGAGCGGTCGTTTTCACTTGGGATCCATCCGATTGTGGAACCCCTGTACCAGATCGGCATCGGATTGGTTGAAAATTCGGGCGATAGATGGTGACATGTATGGTTTTGGCTATGATCATGTGCATGATAATTACAAGTTTCTTGAGTGTTGTTGGAGATACGGCCACAAAATTCACACCTTCGGTTCGAATTATTCGACAACCATCGTTCAAGATCCCCCATCTTACCACCCCAAGCTGCGGATAGGGACGTTTGTGTATGGCACTCTGAATTGGGCAGCTCAGGCTCGTAGCAACTCTCTCGAATGGGTGATCCTTTCCTTTGACTTAGCCAACGAGAATTTTGCCCCATTGTCTCTGCCTGATATGAATAATAGGGACGAGCATTATGATCCTGCGGTGGGTGTGTTGAGGGACAGGCTTTGTGTTTGTTTGAAGGAAAACTATGGTGGTTGGATTTTTTGGGTGATGGAGGAGTATGGGGTTACTCAGTTGCTGACTGTATTTAGTAATGAGCACGTATATCCACCcatattttattcatttaaagCCATGTACATGACGGAAAACGATGACGTTCTGGCTGTTTCctctcaatttttgaaattacttattattaaaGCAAATGATGTCCGTACATCGCAACGAAATTTTGTCGACGCAGATCATCGGAATTGCTATGTTTACCATGAAAGCTTGGTTTCGCCCTCCCCTTTAGGTCTTCCAAGTTTCTACtactga